Proteins encoded by one window of Filimonas effusa:
- a CDS encoding endonuclease/exonuclease/phosphatase family protein, whose protein sequence is MIRTILYVSYSLLLLIAGYSAVLAQNGQIIAAATHQKLQHHSGSLSAEQRKYNAGSNGVIVMTYNIHHANPPSREKEHIDLDTIAAVIRNAKADLVAIQELDSAVIRSGNSFQLKLLAEKLNMYYYFAKAISYQGGSYGVGILSRYPIRDMQTVQLPKIEGFTGEDRVLAVVKITLPKNKDIYFGCTHLDVSKEENRILQTKAIAGFAAKLAVPFIMGGDLNSTNEKAAIQQLYNVLQDASSKQEPTIPVLKPVRRIDYILYTRNAFRVKNEEVLTSRNYESDHLPFVAHLTW, encoded by the coding sequence ATGATCAGAACCATTTTATATGTCAGCTATAGCCTGCTGCTTCTTATAGCAGGCTATAGCGCTGTGTTGGCGCAGAACGGGCAAATCATTGCGGCGGCAACACACCAAAAACTACAGCATCACAGCGGCTCTTTATCAGCGGAGCAGCGTAAATACAACGCAGGCAGTAACGGTGTTATCGTTATGACCTATAACATTCATCACGCCAATCCTCCTTCAAGGGAAAAGGAACATATTGACCTCGACACGATAGCGGCAGTTATTCGTAACGCCAAGGCTGATCTCGTTGCAATCCAGGAGCTGGATAGTGCTGTGATCCGTTCAGGCAACAGCTTCCAGCTTAAGTTGCTGGCAGAGAAACTGAATATGTATTATTATTTCGCCAAAGCGATCTCCTACCAGGGTGGCAGTTATGGCGTTGGAATTCTGTCGCGCTATCCCATCCGTGACATGCAAACGGTTCAGCTTCCAAAGATCGAAGGCTTTACGGGGGAAGACAGGGTGCTGGCAGTTGTAAAGATCACCCTGCCGAAAAACAAGGACATCTATTTCGGATGTACCCATCTCGACGTAAGCAAAGAAGAGAACAGGATTCTGCAAACAAAGGCGATCGCCGGCTTTGCAGCTAAACTTGCCGTTCCTTTTATCATGGGCGGCGACCTGAACTCTACAAATGAAAAAGCAGCTATTCAACAGCTCTACAACGTATTGCAGGACGCCTCTTCCAAACAGGAACCCACTATCCCTGTATTGAAGCCTGTGCGGCGCATAGACTATATTCTCTATACGCGCAATGCTTTCAGGGTAAAAAACGAAGAAGTATTAACCAGCCGTAACTACGAATCAGACCATCTGCCTTTCGTGGCTCACCTCACCTGGTAA
- a CDS encoding RagB/SusD family nutrient uptake outer membrane protein, producing the protein MKKIYLIFFSTILFTACNKDFLERYPTSTVSPPTFFTSENDFKIYTNQFYSFLPGGTDVFGETADNIVKSSLDPEVAGTRLLPETDSKWNWDDLRAINFLLTSQNAINYRDVTVRDKYFGLARFFRAMFYFKKVQLYGDLPWYNHAIESGDSISLKKARDPRTLIMDSVLADINFAIEKLEATKSVERITRYTALALKSRICLYEGTWRKYHTAFNLPDADKFLNECVSASETLMNSGAYQVYTKTTGPTGKPYQDLFATLTIDPVADEVILGRRYSAELNIRHGLQFYMTSRTQGKPGLEKRLVNSYLMADGSRFTDIAGYDTMQFYNEIQNRDPRLAQTIRTPGYTRIGQTTVLSPDFQTTMTGYQPTKWLNIIAYDGSGQSVNDLLLFRLGEVLLNYAEAKAELGTISQQDINISIKLLRDRVGMPNLIITDANTKPDAYQAALYQNISSTNKGLLLEIRRERRVELVMENDLRWEDLMRWKEGHLVAEPFRGAYFPGAGLYDLDKNGSTDLQVYAGNKPADASYYQVPVSDLTEGTKGNILVLKNITKVFNEDRDYLWPIPAGQIALNKNLSQNPNWK; encoded by the coding sequence ATGAAAAAAATATACCTGATCTTCTTTTCCACTATCCTGTTTACTGCATGTAATAAGGATTTCCTGGAACGGTATCCCACTTCCACAGTATCGCCGCCCACGTTCTTTACATCTGAAAATGACTTCAAGATCTATACAAACCAGTTCTATTCGTTCCTTCCCGGCGGTACCGATGTTTTTGGCGAAACAGCCGACAACATTGTAAAATCATCACTTGATCCCGAAGTAGCCGGCACACGCCTGTTACCGGAAACAGATTCCAAATGGAACTGGGATGATCTCAGGGCGATCAACTTCCTGCTTACCAGCCAGAATGCCATCAACTACAGGGACGTAACAGTGCGCGATAAATACTTTGGCCTGGCACGTTTCTTCAGGGCCATGTTCTACTTCAAAAAAGTGCAGCTGTATGGCGACCTGCCCTGGTACAACCATGCCATTGAAAGCGGCGACAGCATTAGTCTTAAAAAAGCAAGAGACCCGCGTACACTTATCATGGACTCTGTTCTCGCCGACATCAACTTCGCCATCGAAAAACTGGAGGCCACTAAAAGTGTAGAGCGTATCACACGCTATACTGCGCTGGCGCTGAAATCCAGGATCTGCCTTTACGAAGGTACCTGGCGTAAATACCATACAGCGTTTAACCTGCCCGATGCCGACAAATTCCTGAACGAATGTGTATCGGCATCCGAAACACTTATGAACAGCGGCGCTTACCAGGTTTATACCAAAACAACCGGGCCCACAGGCAAGCCTTACCAGGACCTTTTCGCTACCCTTACTATCGACCCGGTAGCAGACGAAGTGATCCTGGGCAGACGCTATTCCGCAGAGCTTAACATCAGGCATGGTCTGCAGTTTTATATGACCTCACGTACACAGGGCAAACCCGGCCTGGAAAAAAGACTGGTGAACAGCTATCTCATGGCCGATGGCTCACGTTTCACCGACATAGCCGGCTACGATACCATGCAATTCTATAATGAGATCCAGAACCGTGATCCCAGGCTTGCCCAAACCATCCGCACGCCTGGTTATACCCGTATAGGTCAAACCACTGTGTTGTCGCCCGACTTCCAGACGACCATGACAGGTTACCAGCCTACCAAATGGCTGAACATCATAGCTTACGATGGCAGCGGACAGTCTGTCAATGACCTGCTTCTCTTCCGTCTTGGTGAAGTACTGCTCAACTATGCAGAAGCCAAAGCGGAGCTCGGAACCATTTCACAGCAGGACATCAATATTTCTATCAAACTTTTGCGCGACAGGGTAGGTATGCCTAATCTTATCATAACAGATGCCAATACGAAACCTGATGCCTATCAGGCGGCATTGTACCAAAACATCAGCAGCACCAATAAAGGCCTTTTGCTCGAAATCAGGAGAGAGCGCCGTGTAGAACTTGTAATGGAGAATGACCTGAGATGGGAGGATCTTATGCGCTGGAAAGAAGGTCACCTGGTGGCTGAACCATTCCGCGGCGCCTATTTCCCGGGGGCAGGGCTGTATGATCTCGACAAAAACGGCTCAACCGATCTCCAGGTATATGCAGGTAACAAACCCGCTGATGCCAGCTATTACCAGGTGCCGGTTAGTGACCTCACCGAAGGAACCAAAGGCAACATTCTGGTACTCAAAAATATCACTAAAGTATTCAACGAAGACCGGGATTATCTCTGGCCAATTCCTGCAGGTCAAATAGCCCTGAACAAGAACCTGTCACAGAATCCCAACTGGAAATAA
- a CDS encoding SusC/RagA family TonB-linked outer membrane protein: MIAVAVSAATIAQDTASVRGMVTDETGRPIAAVSVLSRNSLNPKAYQAITDSLGRFILAALPTTGTYHFDFVSAGYQQRSVTGYVIKKGVPNTVMVSLAIDEAHLQDVVVVGYGTQKKVNLTGAVNQISGDDLRDRPATNITSMLQGAIPNLNIRVASGAPGQMGSINIRGIGSINADGAAAATEPLILIDGIPGTLDRLSPEEVETITVLKDAASAAIYGARGAFGVVLVTTKTGASGKTQLRYNNAFSFSTPTVSTDFITTGYDWMKLNDDALAHIGGYSGYSPRDYEELLARRNDKTEDPSRPWITIQNRNGKDQYVYYGNYDWWDIMFTKWQPMQNHNISISGGTDKVSFMLNGNLKNKDGIMRMHTDKYSSKALRAKVTAKLYPWLKITNNTNFYHSSYDYFGREGGGSANFTNINVHASPAYAPMNPDGTATYITGFNAYDIGDGIFSMLINGNTRGRDRKYEFTTINEATVTPFKDFNITGNYSFNMYTDPSYYRQAPATYSLYPGVIETATKYAVDQLTETQQFNQVHVMNLYADYTKNINHQHNFKLVTGFNQELRLPKKITATRMDLASGTLNDLNLASGTQTVGGGSSEVALQGVFFRFNYDYKGRYLLEVNGRYDGSSRFPKGQRWGFFPSVSAGWRVSEEAFFSPLKSVVSDLKLRGSAGQLGNQALISNSYYPYISTITGGTLDYILNGEKVKYYNDPAPVSSNLTWEKINSYNGGADVSFLKNRLTVNLDYFVRKTTGSLANGITLPSVFGAASPVVNAADLQTKGFEVSVNWRDRFPVAGKPFIYQVGLNMGDNQTIITSSHDKTGTLGSLYNGKKAGEIWGYITDGFFTTDAEARTYPVNQVFLNKVRTDNNIPIRAGDLRWVDLNGDNKISSGSGTITDPGDQRVVGNNTPRYQYAINMSAQWNGFDLSVFFQGLGKMNWYPGNNADRFWGPYSRPYFSFIPKNFTQDIYSEANKEAYFPNLLAYVALNPNNELRATNNRYMQDLAYLRLKNITLGYTLPKQLLTRAKIQQLRLFVSAENLLTWTKLRSDYIDPEQAMSDANGRVYPFSKTIAFGIDLTF; encoded by the coding sequence ATGATCGCAGTTGCTGTATCCGCAGCAACCATAGCGCAGGATACAGCATCAGTAAGGGGTATGGTCACCGATGAAACAGGCCGCCCTATCGCGGCGGTATCGGTGCTAAGCCGCAACTCGCTCAATCCCAAAGCTTACCAGGCTATAACCGATTCATTGGGCCGTTTTATACTGGCAGCATTACCTACAACGGGCACTTATCATTTCGATTTCGTATCTGCCGGTTACCAGCAACGCTCTGTAACGGGCTATGTCATTAAGAAAGGCGTTCCCAATACAGTAATGGTTAGCCTGGCCATCGACGAAGCCCATCTTCAGGATGTAGTGGTCGTTGGTTATGGCACCCAAAAGAAAGTAAACCTCACAGGTGCAGTGAACCAGATCTCCGGGGATGATCTCAGAGACCGGCCCGCCACTAACATTACCTCTATGCTGCAAGGCGCGATCCCTAACCTTAATATCAGGGTGGCCAGCGGCGCTCCGGGTCAAATGGGCTCCATCAATATCAGAGGTATCGGGTCTATCAATGCCGACGGTGCAGCGGCGGCAACAGAACCTTTGATCCTCATCGACGGTATTCCCGGCACCCTCGACAGGTTGTCTCCTGAAGAAGTAGAAACCATCACCGTACTTAAAGACGCCGCATCAGCAGCGATCTATGGTGCACGGGGCGCCTTCGGTGTTGTTCTGGTTACCACCAAAACGGGGGCATCCGGAAAAACACAACTCCGTTATAACAACGCTTTCAGTTTCTCTACCCCCACCGTTAGCACCGACTTTATCACTACCGGGTACGACTGGATGAAATTGAACGACGACGCCCTTGCACATATAGGCGGATATTCTGGTTATTCTCCGCGTGATTATGAAGAATTACTTGCCCGCAGGAACGATAAAACAGAAGATCCCTCCCGGCCCTGGATCACCATCCAGAACAGGAACGGCAAAGATCAATACGTTTATTATGGTAACTACGACTGGTGGGATATCATGTTCACCAAATGGCAGCCCATGCAAAACCACAACATCTCTATAAGCGGAGGAACCGACAAGGTAAGTTTCATGCTCAATGGCAACCTTAAAAACAAGGACGGTATCATGCGCATGCATACTGATAAGTACAGTTCCAAAGCACTCAGGGCAAAAGTAACTGCAAAACTATACCCATGGCTTAAGATCACTAACAATACCAACTTTTATCACTCCAGTTACGATTACTTCGGCAGGGAAGGTGGCGGCAGCGCGAACTTCACAAACATCAACGTGCATGCGTCTCCTGCTTATGCTCCCATGAACCCCGATGGTACCGCTACTTATATCACAGGCTTCAACGCCTATGATATAGGCGACGGCATTTTCTCCATGCTCATCAATGGCAACACACGTGGACGCGACCGCAAATACGAATTCACCACTATTAATGAAGCAACAGTTACACCGTTCAAAGACTTCAACATCACCGGTAACTATAGCTTTAACATGTATACCGACCCGTCGTATTACAGGCAGGCGCCGGCAACTTATTCCCTGTACCCCGGTGTCATTGAAACAGCTACCAAATATGCCGTTGATCAGCTCACAGAAACACAACAGTTCAACCAGGTTCATGTAATGAACCTGTACGCAGACTACACTAAAAACATTAACCACCAGCACAACTTTAAACTGGTGACAGGTTTTAACCAGGAGTTACGTTTACCCAAAAAGATCACAGCTACGCGTATGGACCTGGCCTCGGGCACTTTGAACGACCTTAACCTCGCTTCAGGCACACAAACCGTTGGCGGCGGTTCCAGCGAAGTGGCCCTGCAAGGTGTTTTCTTCCGTTTTAACTATGATTACAAAGGACGTTACCTTCTCGAAGTCAATGGCCGTTACGATGGTTCATCCCGTTTCCCTAAAGGACAACGCTGGGGTTTCTTCCCATCCGTTTCTGCGGGATGGCGCGTGAGTGAAGAAGCATTTTTCAGCCCATTGAAATCAGTAGTAAGTGATCTGAAACTAAGAGGTTCTGCAGGGCAGCTTGGCAACCAGGCATTGATCTCCAACAGCTACTATCCTTATATCTCCACCATCACCGGCGGCACGCTCGACTATATTCTCAACGGCGAGAAAGTAAAATATTATAACGATCCGGCACCTGTATCCAGCAACCTCACCTGGGAAAAGATCAACTCCTATAATGGTGGCGCCGATGTTTCATTTCTCAAAAACAGACTTACAGTAAACTTAGACTACTTCGTTCGTAAAACAACAGGTTCTCTTGCAAACGGCATCACACTGCCTTCTGTATTTGGCGCCGCCTCTCCTGTTGTTAACGCAGCAGACCTTCAGACGAAAGGTTTTGAAGTATCTGTAAACTGGAGAGACAGGTTCCCGGTAGCGGGCAAACCATTTATTTACCAGGTAGGATTAAATATGGGCGATAATCAAACCATCATCACTTCATCTCATGACAAAACCGGCACATTGGGAAGCCTCTACAATGGCAAAAAAGCAGGCGAGATATGGGGCTACATCACCGATGGATTCTTTACCACCGATGCTGAAGCAAGAACTTACCCCGTTAACCAGGTATTTCTGAATAAGGTGCGTACCGATAACAATATTCCCATCAGGGCAGGTGATCTCCGCTGGGTTGACCTTAACGGAGATAACAAGATCAGCTCAGGTTCAGGCACTATCACAGATCCGGGCGATCAAAGAGTTGTAGGGAACAATACGCCCCGCTACCAGTACGCCATCAATATGAGCGCACAATGGAATGGCTTCGATCTTTCCGTGTTCTTCCAGGGACTTGGCAAAATGAACTGGTATCCCGGCAACAATGCCGATCGCTTCTGGGGTCCTTATTCCCGTCCGTACTTCTCTTTCATTCCTAAAAACTTTACACAAGACATCTACTCCGAAGCCAACAAGGAAGCCTACTTCCCCAACCTGCTGGCTTATGTAGCATTGAATCCCAATAATGAATTAAGAGCTACCAACAACAGGTATATGCAGGACCTTGCTTACCTGCGCCTGAAAAATATTACGCTTGGCTACACCCTGCCAAAGCAATTATTGACAAGGGCTAAGATCCAGCAGCTGCGCCTCTTCGTGAGCGCAGAGAACCTGCTCACCTGGACCAAATTGAGAAGCGACTATATAGATCCTGAACAGGCTATGTCAGACGCCAACGGCCGTGTGTATCCTTTCAGTAAAACAATCGCTTTCGGTATAGACCTCACATTCTAG
- a CDS encoding FAD-dependent oxidoreductase yields the protein MKYIIIGAVAGGASTAARLRRISEDAEIIIFERGQYISYANCGLPYYIGDVIKDRNKLFVQTATSFANRFKADIRIRTEVTAIDAEAKTVTAVNLITGEEYTETYDKLVLAPGANPVRPNIPGVDQEGIFTVRSVADTDYIKAYIAKNDIVRAVVIGAGFVGLEMADNLSALGLQVSLVEKTCQVLPAVTDPPLAAIAQQHLREKGVLLHLDTVVTSFRKRDDQFEIKLEDGELLEADIIILAVGAKPDLSLAGKAGLTTGKAGGIRVNEFMQTSNPFIYAVGDAVEFPHPISGQPVVSLLAGPANKQGRICADNMVWDNRYPYRGAINTAIVKLFDLTIGVAGLTSGQLMRSGIKHLVSVTHGNSHAGYYPGAQLLTIQIVFSPEDGQLLGAQVVGADGVDKRLDILATVIKHKGTIYDLMEVEHAYAPPFSSAKDPVNMAGFAAENILKGRARVMQCTEVETLPEDATLIDVRTEAEHQCGTIAGAINIPLDNLRLQLEELPRDKTIYIFCQQGMRGYLAQRILIQNGFRDVINICGGYYLWKAYHDALQLPGEVSHERQMV from the coding sequence GTGAAATATATCATTATCGGTGCGGTTGCGGGGGGCGCCAGCACTGCTGCAAGGTTGAGAAGGATAAGTGAAGATGCTGAAATCATTATTTTCGAAAGAGGCCAATATATATCCTATGCCAACTGCGGTCTCCCTTATTACATCGGAGACGTTATCAAAGACCGTAATAAACTATTTGTACAAACAGCTACTTCTTTTGCCAATCGCTTCAAGGCCGATATCCGTATCAGAACGGAAGTGACAGCTATTGATGCCGAAGCAAAAACCGTTACGGCAGTGAACCTGATCACCGGAGAAGAATATACAGAAACGTATGATAAGCTGGTACTGGCTCCCGGTGCCAACCCTGTTCGCCCGAATATTCCCGGCGTAGATCAGGAAGGGATATTTACAGTACGTAGCGTTGCCGATACTGATTACATAAAAGCGTATATCGCTAAAAATGATATTGTCCGGGCCGTGGTTATCGGTGCCGGTTTTGTAGGATTGGAGATGGCCGACAACCTGAGCGCACTGGGCTTACAGGTGAGTCTTGTTGAAAAAACCTGCCAGGTATTACCCGCTGTTACTGATCCCCCGCTTGCTGCTATCGCCCAGCAGCATTTGCGGGAAAAAGGGGTGCTGCTGCACCTCGATACCGTTGTAACCAGCTTCAGGAAACGGGATGATCAGTTTGAGATAAAGCTGGAAGACGGAGAACTGCTGGAAGCAGATATCATCATTCTCGCCGTTGGCGCCAAACCTGATCTCTCACTGGCCGGAAAAGCCGGCTTAACAACGGGAAAGGCAGGCGGGATCCGCGTAAATGAATTTATGCAAACCTCCAACCCTTTCATCTATGCCGTAGGTGACGCTGTTGAATTCCCGCACCCCATTTCGGGACAGCCTGTTGTTTCATTGCTGGCAGGTCCTGCCAACAAACAGGGCCGCATCTGCGCCGATAACATGGTATGGGATAACCGGTATCCTTACAGGGGGGCTATTAATACCGCTATCGTGAAGCTTTTCGATCTTACCATCGGCGTGGCCGGGCTAACCTCAGGACAGTTGATGCGCAGTGGTATAAAACACCTGGTTTCTGTGACGCATGGTAATTCTCACGCAGGCTATTATCCCGGTGCACAGCTGTTGACCATACAAATTGTATTTTCTCCGGAAGACGGGCAACTGCTGGGGGCACAGGTGGTTGGCGCCGATGGGGTTGACAAACGATTGGATATACTGGCTACCGTTATAAAACATAAAGGCACGATCTACGATCTCATGGAAGTGGAACATGCCTACGCGCCTCCTTTTTCTTCTGCAAAGGATCCGGTGAATATGGCTGGTTTTGCAGCTGAGAATATCCTTAAAGGCCGCGCCAGGGTTATGCAATGTACCGAGGTGGAAACACTGCCCGAAGATGCTACACTGATAGATGTAAGAACCGAAGCGGAACATCAGTGCGGTACCATCGCCGGCGCTATCAATATTCCTTTGGATAATTTGCGGCTGCAGCTGGAAGAGCTGCCCCGCGACAAAACAATTTATATCTTTTGTCAGCAGGGCATGCGTGGTTATCTGGCGCAGCGTATTCTTATTCAGAATGGCTTCCGTGATGTGATCAATATCTGCGGCGGCTACTATTTATGGAAAGCCTATCACGACGCTTTACAGTTACCAGGTGAGGTGAGCCACGAAAGGCAGATGGTCTGA
- a CDS encoding endonuclease/exonuclease/phosphatase family protein — protein sequence MRINKKSLFYILLPLLAACNKDPYMPNGPATQIELSSNSTTYGNNNDADQKLSTIRYMTYNIHAANPPSQPDSTDIKAIAKVITDANPDIVFLQEVDKNTGRNKYSGDQAAAIAGLTKMNYSFFSSISYLRGLYGVAILSKYPLKSIRKYYLPKEQPDHEQRVLGLAVVDLPGVDSLVAAVTHLQHNSATSRVAQINEINSVMAGIKQPVLIGGDMNANPSATDFITAFDAGFTRTCTSGCSNTYSAQSPNTLIDYLAFRPATAFTVNSHNVINETYASDHLPVISELKINR from the coding sequence ATGCGTATAAACAAGAAGTCATTATTCTATATCCTACTACCATTACTGGCAGCATGCAACAAAGATCCCTACATGCCCAATGGACCGGCGACACAAATAGAGCTGAGCAGTAACAGCACTACCTACGGCAATAATAACGACGCCGATCAAAAGCTCAGCACTATCCGTTATATGACCTATAACATACATGCTGCCAATCCGCCCTCACAGCCGGATTCCACAGACATCAAGGCTATTGCGAAAGTGATCACCGATGCCAATCCCGACATTGTATTTCTCCAGGAAGTAGATAAAAACACCGGCAGAAATAAATACAGCGGAGACCAGGCAGCCGCCATTGCCGGGCTCACTAAAATGAACTACAGCTTCTTTTCTTCTATTTCCTATCTGAGAGGACTGTATGGCGTTGCCATCCTTTCGAAATACCCGCTGAAGTCGATCAGAAAATACTACCTGCCCAAAGAGCAGCCCGATCACGAACAACGGGTACTGGGCCTGGCTGTAGTAGATCTTCCGGGTGTTGATTCATTGGTGGCGGCGGTAACACACCTGCAGCACAACAGCGCCACCAGCAGGGTGGCCCAGATAAATGAGATCAACAGTGTTATGGCAGGCATCAAACAACCCGTACTCATCGGCGGCGATATGAACGCCAATCCATCTGCAACGGATTTCATTACGGCCTTTGATGCGGGCTTCACACGTACCTGTACAAGCGGCTGTTCCAATACCTATAGCGCACAAAGTCCCAACACACTTATCGACTACCTGGCTTTCCGTCCTGCCACTGCATTTACCGTTAACTCACATAATGTGATCAACGAAACATATGCATCGGACCATCTGCCGGTAATCTCTGAACTGAAAATTAACAGATAA
- a CDS encoding TlpA disulfide reductase family protein — translation MKHFFCALCLLLLTGAALQAAPAAGARYAIRGKLQGMDTGWVYISYHYQETDHIDSTRIAAGNFFISAHLPEPLMVTMKLSGNPQQVSFLAGYDTITVQAAASRLFDAAVSGSPEQDAWMKYREEFMAKVPRRNGRDDTAFVKALENQSEAYVRQYSNWLGAAIVIYDRFISYKGTEKAKVLYEVLDPAVKQSYYGRRIAYYFDAGIRTALGAVAPVFRLPDAAGVMRALQEFRGKYLLVDFWASWCPPCRKENPELVKAYLKYKTKGFDILGVSLDSNKPQWLAAVAKDGLLWTQLCDSNGYDGGVTALYGIKAVPQNFLLDKNGKIIAKNLRGEQLQLTLQAILGQ, via the coding sequence ATGAAGCATTTTTTTTGTGCGCTCTGCCTGTTGTTGCTAACCGGTGCTGCCTTACAGGCAGCGCCGGCAGCCGGTGCCCGGTATGCGATCAGGGGAAAGCTGCAGGGAATGGACACGGGGTGGGTGTATATCTCTTACCACTACCAGGAAACAGATCATATTGATTCAACACGTATAGCAGCCGGTAACTTTTTTATCAGCGCCCACCTTCCCGAGCCTTTGATGGTAACGATGAAATTATCCGGAAACCCCCAGCAGGTCTCTTTCCTGGCCGGTTATGATACGATCACTGTGCAGGCAGCAGCTTCACGGCTTTTCGATGCTGCCGTAAGCGGATCGCCCGAGCAGGATGCATGGATGAAATACAGGGAAGAATTTATGGCGAAGGTGCCGCGGCGTAATGGCCGCGATGATACCGCGTTTGTAAAGGCGCTGGAAAATCAGTCGGAAGCATACGTGCGGCAGTACAGCAATTGGCTGGGGGCAGCTATCGTTATATACGACAGGTTTATTTCGTACAAGGGCACCGAAAAAGCAAAGGTGCTGTACGAGGTACTCGATCCGGCGGTGAAGCAGTCTTATTACGGGCGTCGTATCGCTTATTACTTCGATGCGGGTATTCGTACCGCGTTAGGAGCGGTAGCGCCTGTGTTCAGGTTGCCCGATGCTGCAGGTGTGATGCGCGCGCTGCAGGAGTTCCGCGGTAAATACCTGCTGGTCGATTTCTGGGCAAGCTGGTGCCCGCCCTGCCGTAAGGAAAACCCGGAGTTGGTGAAAGCTTACCTAAAGTATAAGACGAAAGGATTTGATATCCTGGGCGTGTCGCTGGATAGCAATAAGCCGCAATGGCTGGCAGCAGTGGCAAAGGATGGACTGTTATGGACGCAGCTCTGTGATAGCAACGGTTATGATGGAGGTGTTACAGCATTGTACGGTATCAAAGCAGTGCCGCAGAATTTCCTGTTAGATAAAAATGGAAAGATCATAGCTAAAAACCTCAGGGGAGAACAATTGCAATTGACATTGCAGGCGATCCTGGGGCAATGA